The sequence below is a genomic window from Ciona intestinalis chromosome 1, KH, whole genome shotgun sequence.
AAGGGAATTTGCCCAATATATCAGTAAATCATCCATACTACACACCCCCAACGCACCTTACCACAGCTATGTCAAGAGTAAACCTAGGAAAAAAGGATCTCTCTGCTGAGTTGGAGGGAAAAAAGGATTCGCCCCCTTTAATTGCACCGGATCCGGTTACTGGTGGCCACAATCGTCTGGTGAAAGGAGTTTATGGTAGATCGACAGTGAATGGTCACAGTAAGGCTGTCATTCCATCAGTGACGGAAACAGACCGCGAGAGTCACTCTTCGAGAAGCAGCAGTGCTAGTGACAGCCACAGAAACGGGAAAACCTCTGATGTAGATCGAGTAGGACAAGAAGAAATGGATATGAAATTCGCCGACATTACCCACATGCAGTTAAAACGGTCTTTGGACCAAATCCATGGTGTTAATAGTGCAAGGTCTGTAAACAGCGGGCTTTCCAACCAAATTTATGTTGGTGTACCTAATGTTGCCGATGCATGCTACTCGCATGATATGAATGGCAACACTCATTTTTCAAAACCGTGGCGTCATAATTCAGCTGGAAATTACTACCAGCAAGGAGCACCAGCATATGACAATGGTAATGTGGCAACTCAGCCAAATAAATTTGACGCCATACTCCAAGTAAAAGATGCAATGCTTCAAGAGAAGGAATCAGTGATTCTGAAACTTCGGTTACAAGTTGCCTCACTTCAGCATCAGATACAGGAAGGTGATGCAGCTCTACGACAGGTTGGTCAACATATTCTTAttaattctttattttgaaaactatatatattaagtattATTGTACATACTGTATATAATtcgtttgaaacaattaataatgtaGTTGCCTAGCCATTTCTTTAAATTCTGATAATTGTAAATTTGTGGAAATAGCTATTTTTAAGGTAATTGCATAGTTATTTTTGATATACTGTACAGCTAGAATATTGTACTTGTACTATTGTTAAACCTTGTGCTAAGCCTCATGTAAACTTCCACCTACCATAGGTGATGTCAACACATTATGGAGGAATATCGAAATCTTCATCATCGAGTAGTAACGACAGATCGCTTGATCTTGAGGTGAATGTTATTTCTTTATATGATTGAGCAAGTAAAGTATATTATATGGTGTTTGACAATAAGAAGTTCAAGTGCAGAATCACGCCTCCATTAGGTTTAATGTGATAGGCCCATACACTTTTTAACGAAACTTTAtcaaataaatagttttggctatatttataaatatacataaacattcactattttaataaaaaacgactttctgtttattttagaCCCAAAGAAAAATTCATGATCTTGAACAAATGCTTGGTAAGGTTGAAAACAATCTTGAAGAAACCAAAGCTCAGGCTGCTCGAGAGAAATCTCACAGTGAAGAGAAAGTTAAGAAACTGGAAAACCTCCTGAAATCAAGGGAGCACACTCTTACAGAAGGCAGCAAAAAGTACAAAGTGTGCACTGAGCGGTtagagaaatataaaaaacgtGTTGAAAGTTTAGAACGATACCTTGGTGGGCTACCTACTGTTGAAGAAAGCAATAAACTGAAGACTGAAGCCGATATCTTGGGTGTTGAACGTGAAAACATGATTgtagagataaataaaataaaagataaactggaaacaaaaacaaaagcacTCAAAGAGAAACAAAACGAACTTGACAAAGAAATGGAAAAATCATCCCATCTTGAAAGGGAAGTTCAAAAATTGAAAGaagatgttttaaagttaGAAAAGTCCAAAGTGGAATTAGGATCAAGTGAACGAGATCGTCTTGAGGTAAGTGTATCTTTGTTGTTCAAGTTGTTGTGGATTTATTTTGAGTCTTTAAAGTAGATAATTTGATGTAAACACTTGGTAGGTATTTTGGTGAGACTGTATGAAAGACatccaataaaatattaatgtagtTTAAATGCTGTTTTCTTTTTGAACGAAATATAGGATAGTTTTATAAGCCCTATAAGTTGTTGCTTTGTTAAGCAAAGTTTTAATGGTGTGCCTATAgctgtaataaaacattgtaatGTACTTTGACACTGAACAAAGTTAGCCATCCCATGGCACCCCAACTTTTGAGAGGGTGACTCGtatatgttttagcacctCAGTTTAAGATATAAATTGATTTTATCTTGCTCTTAGGTGCGTATACAAACGAGCAGATTCAAAGTATACTGCATTTACCACAAAAATCAGTGAGGTTCTGTAATTCATAGCTTATAAAAATGAGTGTAACTACATTAAAACTATGTCCCGCAagattttggtaaaaaaaatcagaaaaacaAGATGCCTATGGGTTCTATAAACTACCTTTGTTACAGGACTTGGAGTTTGAGATTGTTCGATTAAAGAAGGAGAAAGAAGATGCAGCGAGGATGCTCTCTGCCTCGGATAGAAGAGCTAAACAACAGCAGGAGCGACTCCAGGCTGAGGTGGAGAACCTAACACAGCAACTTTCGGAAGGAGAAGAAAGAATTGAAACATTAAGGAAAGATATGCTCATGAAACAAC
It includes:
- the LOC100183775 gene encoding centrosomal protein of 85 kDa, with translation MSRNLSLPRKKPGSTKPSPYKQRLQTNLPKSDISYASKSSTQLETRVKKTGTSFTATNTNMTVPRSPKADSNLYDLIDNDSSTTGTRPEVLSIDSDFDSGNGLTESPDQEAYPFSNSKLTHKINYDSENDLKTPECNPSWLGKKGNLPNISVNHPYYTPPTHLTTAMSRVNLGKKDLSAELEGKKDSPPLIAPDPVTGGHNRLVKGVYGRSTVNGHSKAVIPSVTETDRESHSSRSSSASDSHRNGKTSDVDRVGQEEMDMKFADITHMQLKRSLDQIHGVNSARSVNSGLSNQIYVGVPNVADACYSHDMNGNTHFSKPWRHNSAGNYYQQGAPAYDNGNVATQPNKFDAILQVKDAMLQEKESVILKLRLQVASLQHQIQEGDAALRQVMSTHYGGISKSSSSSSNDRSLDLETQRKIHDLEQMLGKVENNLEETKAQAAREKSHSEEKVKKLENLLKSREHTLTEGSKKYKVCTERLEKYKKRVESLERYLGGLPTVEESNKLKTEADILGVERENMIVEINKIKDKLETKTKALKEKQNELDKEMEKSSHLEREVQKLKEDVLKLEKSKVELGSSERDRLEDLEFEIVRLKKEKEDAARMLSASDRRAKQQQERLQAEVENLTQQLSEGEERIETLRKDMLMKQQTANKVHTAMMNLSSQNQQLMEQKLTLQDKVKVLEKAQGNFKDEAVACARLHRETFAAVQDIKAVSQVLIQTAEGNDPNLSALLGVTTEPNEDSVNKLTDAKTSVEQTNRKIIEVRKLRQDIDELRTIISNRYAESIGDNCTTH